In one Xyrauchen texanus isolate HMW12.3.18 chromosome 18, RBS_HiC_50CHRs, whole genome shotgun sequence genomic region, the following are encoded:
- the LOC127658663 gene encoding T-box brain protein 1-like translates to MQLECCISPALARYEKCVIVGSGYTNSEGSELALQDYPIISIGDNLERSSPLKKNSTGMTNQSEADNFTDSKDSSGDVQRGKLSPDLDGVTDSRHNFNGSAGERYLLSQSSQFQPSTTTMFPYPSQHGPTHPAFSIGSPSRYMAHHPVITNGAYNSLLGNTSPQGYPTAGYPYAQQYGHAYQGTAFYQFSSAQAGFVPGKSQVYLCNRALWLKFHRHQTEMIITKQGRRMFPFLSFNISGLDPTAHYNIFVDVILADPNHWRFQGGKWVPCGKADTNVTGNRVYMHPDSPNTGAHWMRQEISFGKLKLTNNKGASNNTGQMVVLQSLHKYQPRLHVVQVNEDGTEDTSQPDRVQAFTFPETQFIAVTAYQNTDITQLKIDHNPFAKGFRDNYDTVYTGCDIDRLTPSPGDSPRSQIMPGARYAMAGSFLQDQFVSSYAKSRFHPGVGGAPGTDRSVPLSNSLLSPQQAEETTVASPQRWFVTPANNRLDFAASAYDAAAAADFAGNAATLLSYAAAGVKALPLPGAGCSNRPLGYYGEPPGWGTRTPPQYCSKSSSVLSCWPSNSMGSTRTTTSSYLLPGLEDGDAIAADRSPDESKPKDLSESSWIETPSSIKSIDSSDSGIFEQAKRRRISPSATPVSETSSPLKSEMLTPRECEKNCSKDIGYYSFYPHS, encoded by the exons ATGCAGCTCGAGTGTTGCATCTCGCCAGCCCTCGCGCGCTAcgagaagtgtgtgattgtgggCAGTGGCTACACAAACTCTGAAGGATCTGAGCTCGCCTTGCAGGACTACCCTATTATATCCATCGGTGACAACCTGGAGAGAAGTTCACCTCTGAAAAAAAACTCCACTGGGATGACGAATCAGTCAGAGGCAGACAATTTCACCGACTCGAAGGACTCATCGGGGGACGTCCAGCGAGGCAAACTCTCTCCTGATCTTGACGGAGTCACTGACAGTCGTCACAATTTCAATGGATCTGCAGGAGAACGCTATCTCCTGTCTCAGTCCAGTCAATTTCAGCCGAGTACCACCACCATGTTCCCCTACCCGAGTCAGCATGGACCGACGCACCCAGCCTTTTCCATCGGAAGCCCGAGTCGATACATGGCACACCATCCGGTGATAACGAATGGAGCCTACAACAGTCTGCTGGGCAACACTTCTCCTCAAGGCTACCCGACCGCAGGCTACCCGTACGCGCAGCAGTACGGACACGCGTATCAAGGGACGGCTTTCTACCAGTTTTCCTCGGCTCAGGCCGGGTTTGTGCCCGGTAAATCGCAGGTCTACCTCTGCAACAGGGCCCTGTGGCTTAAATTTCACAGACATCAAACAGAGATGATTATTACCAAGCAAGGACG GCGAATGTTCCCGTTCTTGAGTTTCAATATATCTGGTCTTGACCCGACGGCGCATTACAATATTTTTGTGGACGTTATTCTTGCGGATCCAAATCACTGGCGTTTTCAAGGAGGAAAATGGGTCCCGTGCGGAAAAGCAGACACAAATGTAACAG GTAACAGGGTTTACATGCACCCCGATTCGCCCAACACCGGTGCGCACTGGATGCGCCAAGAGATATCCTTTGGAAAACTCAAACTAACCAACAACAAAGGCGCATCTAACAACACAGGGCAG ATGGTGGTCCTGCAGTCTCTGCATAAATACCAGCCTCGACTGCATGTGGTCCAGGTGAACGAGGACGGAACCGAGGATACGAGCCAACCTGACCGCGTGCAGGCCTTCACTTTCCCGGAGACGCAGTTTATCGCGGTCACCGCTTATCAAAATACTGAC ATCACACAGTTAAAAATCGACCACAATCCATTTGCAAAAGGATTCCGGGACAATTATGACAC TGTCTACACAGGTTGTGACATTGATCGGTTGACGCCGTCCCCGGGTGACTCGCCGCGCTCTCAGATCATGCCTGGCGCAAGATATGCCATGGCTGGTTCTTTCCTGCAGGACCAATTTGTGAGCTCGTATGCCAAGTCCCGCTTTCACCCTGGCGTCGGAGGCGCTCCTGGCACGGACCGCAGCGTCCCACTTAGTAACAGCTTGCTCTCCCCGCAACAAGCCGAGGAGACCACGGTGGCATCCCCGCAGCGATGGTTTGTCACCCCTGCCAACAACCGACTGGACTTTGCCGCCTCGGCATACGATGCCGCCGCTGCTGCTGATTTCGCTGGTAACGCGGCCACCCTTCTGTCGTACGCAGCTGCCGGAGTGAAAGCGCTGCCCCTGCCCGGGGCGGGATGCTCCAACAGGCCTCTGGGGTATTACGGCGAGCCGCCGGGATGGGGCACTCGGACCCCGCCGCAATATTGCAGCAAGTCAAGCTCCGTCCTCTCCTGCTGGCCGTCCAACTCCATGGGGAGCACCAGAACGACGACCTCCAGTTACCTGCTACCTGGCCTCGAGGACGGCGACGCCATCGCGGCCGACAGGTCACCTGACGAATCCAAACCAAAAGACCTGTCTGAATCCAGCTGGATAGAAACGCCGTCCTCAATTAAATCCATCGACTCGAGCGATTCTGGGATTTTTGAGCAAGCCAAGCGGAGGAGGATTTCGCCATCTGCCACGCCGGTTTCAGAAACCTCGTCTCCGTTAAAATCCGAAATGTTAACGCCGAGGGAATGCGAGAAAAACTGCTCCAAGGACATCGGCTACTACAGCTTTTACCCCCACAGTTAG